The Branchiostoma floridae strain S238N-H82 chromosome 3, Bfl_VNyyK, whole genome shotgun sequence genomic sequence GTTATTAATCCTAAAAACAATAAAGTTGATCTTCTTATTCTTCTACGCATGCCATTTTGAACATTGATATTAATTGATATGAACTTTTTCCTTCGATCTTTCGAACAACTATTTCTAAATTTTTAATCCTTTATCAGATGATGTAATTGTGCACTTTCTTGCTCATTTTTTTAATACCTATGTAAGAATTCAGAGGGTCgagtaggaacagaaagaaacagaaagaaacaaacatgccgacacccgggatcgagcccgggtcggcagattacaacCCAGCAGCGAAACCACTGCGCTAGAAAAGGCTGATCAGCTGATTCCGGCTGAAGCTTGACGCtacttaccccccccccccccacacacacacacacactgttacAGGTCCTTTATCAGATGATGTTTCAAATGTTGCACTTTCTTGGTGATTTTTAATACCTAATCTCTGCAAGCTTGTTTACATGCAATTATTATCAAGCACACGCAATATTTACAAGCACCGGACATAAATCTTATCACGCCGCACAAGTGACAAATTCATAGTTTGTTAAGCATAACTGGCAAAAAAATTCAACTTGGcaatttaaaacaattttaagTCCTGAAAAGTCTTGCTACATGGactaaaaattcaaatatttaacacataaacattgtaacattatTTAGCATGGTCATAAATTATTCATTTAGTATCTATACGATTTGAACAAGTAAAATGATGTCTTTTTAAACCAGTACATTTACAGATGACAGAAGCAGACACATCTCAGATCCCAGACTCAATAGATCTCAATATCAAACACCAAATAAACACCTATTCAACAGTTATATCCTGCAAAGGTGGTGTGATCAGTTCAACAATATCACACACCAAATAAACACCTATTCaacagcatgaaagttcatctgtgttggtagaatacattatggaactgctaaactttctttccaacacgaattaatatagggacttaccctaaattttcggtcaactccgtcgaccttgttcacagaatgaccctatctccagctgtgacgtcaggaacacgccacttttgcaggagggggtcataattCAACAGTTATATCCTGTAAAGGTGGTGTGATCAGTTCAACAATATCACACACCAAATAAACACACATTGAACAGTAACTTTGGTGTGATCAGTTCAACAATAATATCACACACCAAATAAACACACATTGAACAGTAACTTTGGTGTGATCAGTTCAACAACAATATCACACACCAAATAAACACGCATTGAACAGTAACTTTGGTGTGATCAGTTCAGCAATAATATCacacaacaaataaacacacattgAACAGTAACTTTGGTGTGATCAGTTCAACAATAATATCACACACCAAATAAACACACATTGAACACTAACGGTGGTGTGATCAGTTCAACAATAATATCACACACTAAATAAACACACATTGAACACTGACGGTGGTGTGATCAGTTCAACAATAATATCACACACTAAATAAACACATCTTGAACAGTAACTTTGGTGTGATCAGTTCAACAATAATATCACACATCAAATAAACACACATTGAACAGTAACTTTGGTGTGATCAGTTTAACAATAATATCACACATCAAATAAACACACATTGAACAGTAACTTTGGTGTGATCAGTTCAACAATAATATCACACATCAAATAAACACACATTGAACAGTAACTTTGGTGTGATCAGTTCAACAATAATATCACACACCAAATAAACACACATTAAACAGTAACTTTGGTGTGATCAGTTCAACAATAATATCACACACCAAATAAACACACATTGAACAGTAACGGTGGTGTGATCAGTTCAACAATAATATCACACACCAAATAAACACACATTGAACAGTAACGGTTGTGTGATCAGTTCAACAATAATATCACACACTAAATAAACACATCTTGAACAGTAACTTTGGTGTGATCAGTTCAACAATAATATCACACACTAAATAAACACACATTGAACAGTAACTTTGGTGTGATCAGTTCAATAATATCACACGCCAAATAAACACATCTTGAACATTGACGGTGGTGTGATCAGTTCAACAATTATATCACACATCAAATATATACTCCTATTGAACAGTAAAAGTGGTGTATTCAGTTCAATTTTATGCAGTGACTGCAGAGATGTCCACGGCACGTTTTCATCCTTGAGTGCTTTTGTTCCTTGACTTCGTCAGGAAAAGAAATAGTTATTTTACCCTAGATTTCACATATTCCCTGTAGCTTTAGCGCTGCAACAAAGACAGTTTTCTACATAGCGCAGTCTCCACATGCCCATGTGCCATCACGGGGAGGGCTGACTGGCAGGCAGCTGACGTGAAAGATCCTCCGGCATGCCTTGCACCTCTCCATCCTTCCCAGACGCCCTCCTTGTTCGCAGCGGCAGACCAGCGAGATTTGGTGTGCCTTGGTTGGACCGACCTTCCTGCGGCTGGTCAGACGCGGAAACGGTGTGAGTTTCCCCTGTTCGAAACACGTCTCCAAATGGCTCCTCATCTTCCTGTCGTCATACACAACCCTGCTCACGTCTTGGCCCTCTGCGATGTCCACTGCCCAGGCAATGGCGAACAGCCCACAATCAAAGACGTTCTTCTGACGCTGCACGTCCGGGAAGATGACGGTCAGGACGTTCCTTGCTTGGTCAGCAAACGCGGCGTAGGACTGGTAAAGCTGGATCTGCAGAGATGGAGTCATGGCGACGCCGAGGCTGTCAAACAGGCACACCTGTCCGCCTGTGTAAGACGACAGTACCCAGTGCATGTTACCATTGTGGAGGATTTGTAGCGCCTTTCCTGTCATCTTGGCAAATCCGTCCTCACAGTGACCAACTGCAGGCGCCTCTAGCCCTTGGAGTGCCGGGTACTGGCGGCAAAGCAGCCTCTGGGCGGCCTGGATGTGGTTGTCTGTCAGCATCTCGCCAAATGTTAGAGCCACCTTGTCACGAGCGCTCAGCTTGACACCTGGCCACTCTACCTTACGCTCCTCGGTGTGACGATCAAGAACAACCTGAGTAAAAGTAACTCTCCTAGTTGACTTCTTGTCACTTTTCCCCCCTTTGGATAGGACGGACGTTATTATTCTGACTTGGCTGGTTTGGCGGCTTTCTGGGGTGTCCTCCTCCTTTGTCGGGGACCTGGATGCCACCACGACTGGCGCCTTGCTCTCGGAGCTGGTCGCTTGACTGCCTCTGTCTGTGCAGCTGTTTGGGGAGGCAGTGCGGACCTTGATGACGCGGTGGCGAACATGAAGTTCCCCCGCTGCAGCGTCGGGAACAGCCGGGACAAACTCAGGCTCTGCGGGGAGGTCCGCATCTCTCATCCTGTGAAGATAGAAGTTTTCAAAATGTCAGAGATGAATCGCTGAAGAGCTTCATCAGTAATTCCaagttttcttcaagcaatgactgtttttaaaggtaaggtacacaCCTCCAAATTTCCGACGGCTGACAGGCTCTCTCGTGCTCTCTCgggagatcgagactaggtcaatctccgtgaacaagatggactgtcagccgtcGGAAAAGTCAGAGATGGGGTGCTCAAACTGTTAAAGATGTTCCCGATGAGATTTTGTTTAAACTTTTTTAAGCggagtctttgtttttattgccaACAATTATCTGACTCTAACAGTCGGCATAAACTCGGGCTCCGAGGGGAGGTCCTCATCCCGCATCCTGTGAGAATACAGGTGGAGTTTCACACATCACACATGAGTGTTTGTATTAATCTTTTACAATCATCAAGTTCCAAGGCTATTCTAAGTAGTTGCTATTGTTGTACAAAGAAGATAACTTCATGTATCTCTAAGGCTATCATGCTgactcagtgtcactgacgaaggatagtggattctatccgaaacgtctgaccgtttcaaaaccatatccagttgcttgagtagctatTTTTGGCGTAAGTTCCTAAGCTATTTTAAGTAGTTGCTATTGTTGTACAAAGAAGATAACTTCATGGTATCTTTAAGGCTATCATGCTCAAGTAGTATTTCTTATATGATGTTGTTATAGTTACTTGAGGTTGAAGAGCGACTGCCTCTTCAGCCACAGTTTCTCCACTTTGATCTCCAGCTCGGCCAGACTGTCATGAAGAGTGTCCATGGAGTCGTCATCTGCGCCAGTGTAAACGCTTTAGTAAGTTTTCGTTATTGTTTAGTTGAACTGCTAAACCAACATGtgtacaaacagacaaacaaacaaacaaacagaagtttaaaaaagtGAAACCCTGACACTGACAAAAGCTAGTAGAGACAAAGGGAGGGTGTTTCTTGAGTCAGCACAGGAATCACTTCCCCACCTTGTACTGCTTAAAAGATGCATTAAAGATTAAAAATAGCTTACAATAATAATAAGacttaatgataataatactaTATAAATATAATTATTTTGCGACAAAATCAAGATTCAAAAGATAAAAGACTTTCTTGTTTGGTTGTGCATTTTCTAACTGTGAAACAAACTACACCACCTGTGGCTGGCGCTTTCCAGAAGCCGAAGAAGGCCGTGAAGCGTTCCCACAACCCCTGGATGAAGTACCGGTCCTCCTCAGGCATGACGTGGTTCCGCACATCGGGGAGGGCGCTGTCGATGATCGCCATGGCGATGTTCATCAGCACCAGGAAGATGATGCTGATGAACGCGAAGAAGAAGATAGGGCCGAGGATGGGGGCTGCCTCCCGTAGTTGGTAGTAGTAGAAGTTTCCCAGGGACATCTGGAACAGGGTCGAGAAGGACTTGCTGATGGAGctggaaaaaaacatcaaaccATTGTAATGACATTACAACAGTATTACCTCCAAGCAATCACAAGTTTAtcgtttttgttgaaatcattCATTTTCAACCCCATCAAGTCCCTGATGGAGGATAGGGAGAGTTGGAGAGCGAGTTGGAGAGCTATCTCAAGCctggttcgagcgggagctcggccaaagtaagtaagtaagtttaacccccaaaacattttgcatttgacaATGACAAAGATGTTTCCTTACCTGTATTCTACCACAGTAAGGCCGAACATGAGATATGCGTAGACGCCGAAAGCTGACATCCAGAAGAAGAAGTGGAACATGAAGGAGGAGAACTCCCCCGCCATCCCGCGGAACACGGACATCAGCTTGGCGAGGAACGGGTTGAACCTCAACAGCCGGAGGAACTTCATCATGTTGACAAACGCAAGGAAGGCCAGGAACCAGCCGTAAACCTGGCTTATGTCCACCGCTGATCGGAGATGGTGGACTTGATCTATACAAGAAGAGTATTGCATGCCATTACATTCAGTGGTAAATGATCACCAAACGTTGCAATACGAGCAGTGTTTAGCATGTTGAAGTAAAACGTTCGTGTTATTAGTGTAACATGTTTTTGCATATTGTGCTACACACCTTTTCCTTCCTTTATCGCCACCAGAGCCTTGGAGCTGCAGATTTTCTTAAACCCATACAAGGCAATGACAACGAATGCCAAGAAGAAGTTGAAGATTTCGACAATATTCCATGGCCCCTTCAGGTAGGCCAAGCCGGCTGCGCGTGCAGTTTTCGCCTCCCTCCACAGCGTGTAGAGGAGAATGATGACGTAAATGATTTCAAGCAAGACGTAGATGTATCCCATTGTCCCCGGTCGTTGACGAAGTCGGAAGGTCTGCACGTGGTGACGGGAGAAAACTCCGGCCGTCTCGGAGAATTCGAACACCACCGTCAGCGATGTGAACAGATCCACGTTGCCGTTGTAGAGCATCGCTTCCAAGAAGATGACCCTCGTCCTCTTGTCGATCCAACGGTTGGCTTTTAGCTCCGCTAGGATGCTGCGCATCTCGTCTGCTGATGTTCCCAGGTGCAGACCGAAGCCGTCTCCCCAGTAGTGCGTGGTCACACCGTAGATGGGGAGACTGGGGTATCCGCTGGGGAGGTGGGTCCATCCGGTGGCTGCTGATTCCATCGCTGACGCGTTCCTGACCCTTTTCCACCCCTCCGCAAACGCTCCGGTCTCCTTGGTGTGTTCATCATACGCTGAGGAACATTCGTCAAACAGGTGCTGCATTGTCACAGGCACCGCGCACGGCCCTGGGATGAATGAAGAAACATGAAAAGTCAGCCACATACAATATGCTATTCCTTTCAGGTTTGgggtgaaaatatttcaaatgtagAGTCTTCTTGAATAGTAAGATCATGATCATTTGAGTATCTTTAATCATTATGTGAATTTTTGCTATTTTGCCCTGGCATGGCAATACTGCAAGTGTTCAAAGCAAGACCATTGGACCTGAGACATCTAGTCAATAAACTTAGTTGTTGGATGTGGAGATGCTATGATTTACTTACTTCTGTCGCGCTCCCGATCGAACCAGACTGGAAAGCGCCCTCCACTTCACTCTATCCTGTCCTATGCTAGGAGATATCGGGGACACTGGTTCGGAAGGAGATAGCGGGGGACACTGGTTCGGAAGGAGATAGCGGGGACACTGGTTCGGAAGGAGATAGCGGGAACACTGGTTCGGAAGGAGATAGCGGGAACACTGGTTCGGAAGGAGATAGCGGGAACACTGGTTCGGAAGGAGATAGCGGGAACACTGGTTCGGAAGGAGATAGCGGGAACACTGGTTCGGAAGGAGATAGCGGGAACACTGGTTCGGAAGGAGATAGCGGGGAACACTGGTTCGGAAGGAGATAGCGGGACACTGGTTCGGAAGGCTTGAAGATTGCATACAGGAGGGAAGTAGTTGTCATCGAGAGAGTTCCTTAGTTTGGCAGTCCGAGGAAAGAAGCTGTTGTAGGACTTTGAGACTGTTAATTGAACAGTATAGCAATCATGTGAGCGAGAGAAACAACCTGATGTTACACTGAGAGGCTCTCAATAGAGGGACCGGTAGTGTGAGATCATCGGAGAAATGGCAATGGAAGTACCGGTAGAGAGGAAACAGGGAGGCAACATTTTGCCCGTGAGAATTGGCTCCGTAACAAGTGGTTCCACGCACCTTGCATCACTCGGCCTTGGATCAGGCTGGGCGGGAAGACAAGGACTGTCTGCATGTCAGCTGTGAAGCCCTTCTCAGACCAGCGGGGCTTGTCGCCATTGTAGGACGTCTCCGGGTAGAAGCTCTCCAGAGCGGTCTCATGCAGCCAAGACCAGAAGGTGAGAGGATCATTTACCTGTGGAGAAATAAAGCCTCCTTATTTTACTGTAGAAAAACATTGTCAGTAGATTCCCCATTTGTTACCAATACACACTGCCCTTGGTACATTGAATCGATGTTCTGATCTGGAAGCTACAGTCAACACCACAAATGCAACGATTTAGCGATCTATCCTGCCGAATTCACCTCGTCCACAGACTGCAGGAAGGTGTTGGTTGTGCTCCGTGTCTGATGGAAACCCTCTGTGGTGTTGTGGTGTTCGCCAGCGATGCTGAGCACGAGCAGGAGGAAACAGCAGAACCACGCGACGTCCCACACGGTTTCCCCAAATCTCCTGTCCCTGCGCTGCCTCCTTCGCGCTTGTTTGATGTTGGCAAGGGACGTCATGGAGAGTCTCTCCATCTTCCTCCGCGTGCGAAATGCATCGCCTGCAGGAAGCATGAAAAGGTCCGTGAAGTTGGACACAATTGCTCTGCATCGGTTAGAAAAGTGCAAACCACACCACCTGGCCAAACAAACCGAACAAGAAGGAGTGTCTGGAACTTGTGTCTACCTAGGAGcacaaaatagctttctttctcaATTTGATGCCGAACTTTCAAACAAGTGGTAACAagtgtaacatgcattggcataataccggtcataagccttataccggtcgattaaaaatagtggaacttaaagagatctacacatgcaacaatagttatttctgaggtatgcacacttcagacatctaggtgtccaatacataatttacaaagcatcgataacaatgcattcgaagacaacaaggccaaaagttttcaggtcattttcggggcaggcgagctcgtcgtgggacaaacacactgtcacgttcatcgccagatttgtagataataatcacatgtgctcacggcacaagacgagcatgattcaacagcaatcttgaatttcttttggtgacctacaactcgtgtaaaagtgtgaggaaccgttgcattatcgcccggatctacggctgaatgggtcaaattgaacgtacgccgccatttcccgccatttttaatgctacggccagcagtaaagttttacgtcatagcggttgtgacggaccagaattaaatgaaaattcttgtcagtatacgcccattttctcatgactttttgtatgctcatgcagatttttgttttgtgcaactactaacaggaaagaaaggaacaacagaggatgtataaaggtacatagcggcagttaattgtgccgtgtttcgttcgaccggtatagtgcacccccttccaaccacgcgcccgttctccgtgcaattccgaggtgtgttccaattacgatattatgttttagcaggaccagagagacaaaataatttacacagaagaagtggcaaaggtaagctgtaacagcaacatgtaattggagaaaatgatgcgttaatcatttgccaaattagcattgcttgagaaattgcagtaaaccgaccggtattatgccaatggatgttacaggCCACGTGAACAGTAGTGCTGTTTTCTACAAACAGACATGTTAAAACTTACAGTTGAAGCCCGCCTCCCTTTGTGAAGACGCCGCGCTGGCTTCAATCGAAGCGGGGCCCCGCTTCTCCTCAAACATCTTCTCAGCGACCTGCGTCTTGCGCACGGAGGAAGCCAAGATGCTGAGGAGCAATATCTGTAAGATAAGAGCACTGGTCGTTTGGGTTCAGGAACATGTGGTTACGGTGGGAACGAGTGCTACCCAAGACTGCGTCCATGTGGCTTGTATGCAAAGTAATGATAGTGTTTAAGTTGATATCCTATACACAGAGCAGTCCTTACCTTCGCTGGTTGCATAAGGACCATGTCCACCAGAAAGGTGGTGAAGTAGGCAGACAGCCACCTCTCGGACTTCTCCTTGCCCCACTCCAGACTGTACAGCACGGTGAAGACAGCTGACCCCACGGCAGACAGCACCACCAGCACCCAGGCCACGTACTTGCACCAGTGCGGCAGGCCCTTGGCTGGTTCTTGCTGCGTGGCCAGCTCAGCTGAAACACCCATCTCCACATCTCTGACCCGGGTGTCACCCTTGTTGCTGGGTCGGCTGTACTGGAACAGCAGGACTATGGCCATGATGACGGGAAGGCAGGTGAGGCTGGTCATGATTCCCGTGTAGACTCCATTCAGGGTGAAGGAGAACGGCCCCAGGCTGAAGCCCTGCACAACCTGGGTGTTTGTTTCATCTCCCAGCCACATGGCGCTGGCCACCATGGACATGAGGAGAAGACTCAGACAGCAGCCGAACCTCTCGCTTCGGGTGAACGTGCTACctggaaaggaaacaaaacagcGAAATTTTTATCAAATCAAGTTGTCCTTTACGattaagaatttaaaaaaaaaacaatacacttGATTAAGTACAACCAACAAGAGACATTCATCCAACATAACGAATGCTGTGTCAATGAAATGTCAGACATATCTTGTAA encodes the following:
- the LOC118411888 gene encoding polycystic kidney disease protein 1-like 2, whose translation is MELSLLQNDIPVAFNNLTEDFNITIPGSPGHKPATTTITFPAPGNQSSSYHLLNLNSTAEGFLVTITPLNTSVVYGVWGRYGGRPGDQNYNVSTETYVLPEQCALMKTLSVDEDTGKTAATMFIPGEDRPVDYYIRVQVRGPVTECGIDKQADRKESHTSYPYSYQIQWARLNCVYWSETQEDWRTDGCTISEQSTITSTVCHCNHLTAFGSDFATPPNTLDFGRLDFSDLVDNGAVVTTVLVALCLYSLTSALMKIAERGGKRELHHTVRLDDLQNGYLYRLLIWTGAARHAGTESTVAFKLVGGEANSDVRLVNIAEKVFTRGSQVTLTFSTAEQLGNVEQLQLMHDNSGEGGRASWHVDRAAVEDLNTGKLSYFFCGEWLAADCGDGQVVKTFPVASEEDLRSIGFLFPASLRSNLAEEHLFLSVAIMPEGSTFTRSERFGCCLSLLLMSMVASAMWLGDETNTQVVQGFSLGPFSFTLNGVYTGIMTSLTCLPVIMAIVLLFQYSRPSNKGDTRVRDVEMGVSAELATQQEPAKGLPHWCKYVAWVLVVLSAVGSAVFTVLYSLEWGKEKSERWLSAYFTTFLVDMVLMQPAKILLLSILASSVRKTQVAEKMFEEKRGPASIEASAASSQREAGFNCDAFRTRRKMERLSMTSLANIKQARRRQRRDRRFGETVWDVAWFCCFLLLVLSIAGEHHNTTEGFHQTRSTTNTFLQSVDEVNDPLTFWSWLHETALESFYPETSYNGDKPRWSEKGFTADMQTVLVFPPSLIQGRVMQGPCAVPVTMQHLFDECSSAYDEHTKETGAFAEGWKRVRNASAMESAATGWTHLPSGYPSLPIYGVTTHYWGDGFGLHLGTSADEMRSILAELKANRWIDKRTRVIFLEAMLYNGNVDLFTSLTVVFEFSETAGVFSRHHVQTFRLRQRPGTMGYIYVLLEIIYVIILLYTLWREAKTARAAGLAYLKGPWNIVEIFNFFLAFVVIALYGFKKICSSKALVAIKEGKDQVHHLRSAVDISQVYGWFLAFLAFVNMMKFLRLLRFNPFLAKLMSVFRGMAGEFSSFMFHFFFWMSAFGVYAYLMFGLTVVEYSSISKSFSTLFQMSLGNFYYYQLREAAPILGPIFFFAFISIIFLVLMNIAMAIIDSALPDVRNHVMPEEDRYFIQGLWERFTAFFGFWKAPATDDDSMDTLHDSLAELEIKVEKLWLKRQSLFNLKMRDADLPAEPEFVPAVPDAAAGELHVRHRVIKVRTASPNSCTDRGSQATSSESKAPVVVASRSPTKEEDTPESRQTSQVRIITSVLSKGGKSDKKSTRRVTFTQVVLDRHTEERKVEWPGVKLSARDKVALTFGEMLTDNHIQAAQRLLCRQYPALQGLEAPAVGHCEDGFAKMTGKALQILHNGNMHWVLSSYTGGQVCLFDSLGVAMTPSLQIQLYQSYAAFADQARNVLTVIFPDVQRQKNVFDCGLFAIAWAVDIAEGQDVSRVVYDDRKMRSHLETCFEQGKLTPFPRLTSRRKVGPTKAHQISLVCRCEQGGRLGRMERCKACRRIFHVSCLPVSPPRDGTWACGDCAM